From one Phaeodactylum tricornutum CCAP 1055/1 chromosome 16, whole genome shotgun sequence genomic stretch:
- the DP2 gene encoding e2f-dp (DP2 is an E2F dimerization partner involved in G1-S transition), whose translation GLRYYSKMVCKKVEEKGTTSYNEVADELVDTVKKEFLKENPHGNFDEKNVRRRIYDVLNVFMAMDIISKDKKAIVWKGLPSSAHQDIEMLTRERDFRMQEIHRKREALQHLLTQQVCFRNLVQHNHARGLANDPNDHKIPLPFIVVNTHSSAVIQCNMSRELTDVMFDFSAPFEINDDNMIL comes from the coding sequence GGACTCCGCTATTATAGTAAGATGGTCTGCAAAAAGGTGGAAGAAAAGGGCACAACGAGTTACAATGAAGTCGCGGACGAGCTTGTGGACACGGTCAAGAAGGAGTTCCTCAAGGAAAACCCCCACGGAAATTTCGACGAGAAGAATGTGCGCCGGCGAATCTACGACGTCCTCAACGTATTCATGGCGATGGACATCATTTCCAAGGACAAAAAGGCCATTGTCTGGAAAGGTCTCCCGAGCTCGGCGCATCAGGACATTGAAATGCTTACCCGCGAACGCGACTTTCGGATGCAAGAAATTCACCGCAAACGGGAAGCCCTCCAGCATTTGCTCACGCAGCAAGTTTGCTTTCGCAATCTCGTACAACACAACCACGCGCGTGGACTGGCGAACGATCCTAACGATCACAAAATTCCGCTCCCCTTTATTGTCGTCAATACGCACTCCTCCGCCGTCATACAGTGCAACATGAGTCGGGAGCTGACCGATGTCATGTTCGATTTCAGCGCGCCTTTTGaaatcaacgacgacaacatgATACTC
- a CDS encoding 14-3-3-like protein (14-3-3-like protein, used in intracellular signaling) produces the protein MDRDSLVYKAKLAEQAERFDEMVTDMKDVARQPQELTVEERNLLSVAYKNVIGSRRASWRVVTSIEQKGDPDKMTIIKDYKAKIEAELVEICNDILGIIEDSLIPNSTSEEAKVFYYKMKGDYHRYLSEFQVGDTRKESAGAALDAYQAASGIASSDLPPTHPIRLGLALNFSVFYYEILNSPDKACQIAKQAFDDAIAELDTLNEESYKDSTLIMQLLRDNLTLWTSDQADGDEGAEPAD, from the exons ATGGATCGTGATTCTCTAGTGTACAAGGCCAAGCTTGCCGAACAGGCGGAGCGCTTCGATGAAATGGTAACGGACATGAAGGACGTTGCCCGTCAGCCGCAGGAGCTCACCGTTGAAGAGCGCAACCTGCTTTCGGTGGCCTACAAGAACGTGATTGGCTCTCGACGTGCTTCGTGGCGTGTCGTCACGTCCATCGAACAGAAGGGCGATCCCGACAAGATGACCATCATCAAGGACTACAAGGCCAAGATTGAAGCCGAACTCGTCGAGATCTGCAACGACATCCTCGGAATTATCGAGGACTCGCTCATCCCCAATTCGActtcggaagaagccaaggtCTTTTACTACAAGATGAAGGGTGACTACCATCGTTACTTGTCCGAGTTCCAGGTAGGAGATACCCGCAAGGAATCCGCGGGTGCCGCTTTGGATGCCTACCAGGCCGCTAGTGGCATTGCTTCTTCCGATCTTCCCCCCACCCACCCCATCCGTTTGGGACTGGCGCTTAACTTTTCGGTCTTTTATTACG AAATCCTCAACTCTCCCGACAAGGCCTGCCAGATTGCCAAGCAAGCGTTCGacgacgccattgccgaacTCGATACACTCAACGAAGAATCTTACAAGGACTCGACGCTGATCATGCAGCTCTTGCGCGACAACTTGACGCTGTGGACCAGTGATCAagccgacggcgacgaaggGGCTGAACCCGCCGAC
- a CDS encoding predicted protein: DERSAAINRVMEQLRADGVIRGWRGEVYPIGVSFYEPHKFVIERAAVPWLGAIEYGVHVNGLVRTLSGETKMWIGRRAADKSKYPNMLDHIVAGGQPAGYSLMENVIKECMEEAGIPKDVALAGVRPAGAISYETYDPKKDIVTRAVLYNYDLYLSEDFVPQPVDGEVQNFMLWSVEQVLEAMSMDYADPIKPNCYSVIIDWLLREGHLSPEVPGYLDVLRELRSGDCR, encoded by the coding sequence GACGAACGATCCGCAGCGATCAATCGAGTGATGGAACAACTTCGTGCCGACGGTGTTATTCGTGGATGGCGCGGAGAGGTTTATCCCATTGGCGTTTCCTTTTACGAGCCCCACAAATTCGTTATCGAGCGTGCCGCCGTACCATGGCTGGGGGCTATTGAATACGGCGTCCACGTCAATGGCTTGGTACGAACGCTGTCGGGCGAAACAAAAATGTGGATTGGGCGTCGAGCAGCGGATAAATCCAAGTACCCTAACATGCTGGACCACATTGTGGCCGGTGGACAACCCGCTGGTTACTCTTTGATGGAGAATGTCATAAAAGAGTGTATGGAGGAAGCAGGAATCCCAAAAGATGTAGCTTTGGCTGGAGTCCGACCGGCTGGTGCGATTAGCTACGAAACGTACGATCCGAAGAAAGATATCGTAACTCGCGCCGTGCTCTACAACTATGATCTGTATCTATCCGAAGACTTTGTACCGCAGCCTGTTGATGGAGAAGTCCAAAACTTTATGCTGTGGTCGGTCGAGCAAGTTCTAGAGGCCATGTCGATGGACTACGCCGATCCCATCAAGCCGAATTGCTATTCTGTGATTATCGATTGGCTCCTCCGGGAAGGCCATTTGTCACCGGAAGTCCCCGGCTATCTAGATGTTTTGCGAGAACTACGCAGCGGCGACTGCCGATAG